From the genome of Syngnathoides biaculeatus isolate LvHL_M chromosome 4, ASM1980259v1, whole genome shotgun sequence:
TTGCAGCGCGatagtaagttttatttttccgCTGAATTTTGATGATGACTGAGAGATTGGGATGAGGACACCAAAGGTAATCCTGCGTGCATCAGGCTCCCCAGATTGCATCATATTTGTCAGAAATGTAGTTAGACTTTTGGGGGACCGCTGAAGGCGTCACAGATTCCCCTCCCCTGATTTTGAgatacagaaagaaaaaaaaaaaccctccataGCATCACCATTCAGTCTGCGAATCTGCGACGCATAAGCTTGTTTCTCTCTTCAGTTGAGGATGAAGGCGCTCCGTCTGCTTTGTCTGCTCGTCTttggaggtcagagttcatcGGCGTGCCCCCGTCCCTGCGTCTGTCAGGGCAGCCAGGTAAACTGCAGCAACAGGTTTCTCACCTCCTCGCAGCTCCCCGCCGTCTTCCCGGCCGGCACCACCGAGCTGCACCTCCACGACAACCTGCTGACGACCCTCCCGAACGGGCTTCTGGAGAAACTCCCCTCCCTCCGCCACGTCTCCCTGCACGGTAACCCGTGGGCCTGCGACTGCGGCGTCCTCTACCTGCGAGGCTGGCTGAGACGTCGGCCGGGCGGTCCCTCGGGCCAGCCGCAGGTCAACTGCAGCTCCCCTCCCCACCTGAGGGGGAGGCTGGTGGAGTACCTGACCGAGGAGGAGTTGCTGGACTCCTGCCACTACTGGTACTGCGACCTGGCCCTGGCTTCGCAGGTGTGCGTCTTTGTGTTGGTGCTGGTGCAGGCCGCGCTGCTGGCGGCCGTCGTCGTCTTCCTGAGGAGGTTCGAGAGGCTCTCCAGGGAGGCCGCGAGGATCAGGGAGGAGAGCCTCACGGCGGGGGAGCTGCAGATGGAAATGGCCGATATGCCTTTGAATGACTGGAGAAGCTGATAATGCTGTGGTCAACACAAAAAATAGTCAAGAAATGTCGGACACGGGCAAACGATTTGTTGTTATGTCTGTGCAGAATATACTTTATTGACTTGCTCCTTTACGTCGACTTATGTTATTGCTTTAGTTGTGGAAGTGGTTTTGTCGGTATATTGGTAATCATCATATTTCATAGTGCTTGGtgttgaaggcaaaaaaaaaaaaaaaacgtctattTACTTTAAGCAATGTGCAGATAAGTACTTCTACATGTACTTATGTTTGCTAATGCTGGAAtactctgcatcctttgcacaactttgcacaactgtgagctaaaaaaaaaaaaatcaattgacaGATTGTTTTtagtactcaacatgtatgtcgtactagggcaCCTCCAACTACCCGACatgaattccttgtgtgttgtttgcatatttggcaaataaaagtgattctgattctgatttgagTACTTGCCAATACAAATGTCAATACTTGATAATGCTGTTATGTCTTCTAGCAATTTTGagggatatgtttttttttttttttttttaaagaatacttTTCTGGAAGATATAACCAAGGTTCCAAACGGAACACTTTTTGGGGTTAAAActtgtgatttttaccattttaacatctaactgcatgttttttttttttttacccccatcaGGTCCTCACATACACATAAATGCAGCCTAAAACACAAGGTATTTCGCCTATGTGAGgcatggtggacaactggttagcacatctgcctcacagttctgaggactggggttcaaaacccggccccgcatattctccccatgcctgtgtggcttttctctggccattccggtttcctcccacatctcgaaCACATGCAC
Proteins encoded in this window:
- the gp1bb gene encoding platelet glycoprotein Ib beta chain; the encoded protein is MKALRLLCLLVFGGQSSSACPRPCVCQGSQVNCSNRFLTSSQLPAVFPAGTTELHLHDNLLTTLPNGLLEKLPSLRHVSLHGNPWACDCGVLYLRGWLRRRPGGPSGQPQVNCSSPPHLRGRLVEYLTEEELLDSCHYWYCDLALASQVCVFVLVLVQAALLAAVVVFLRRFERLSREAARIREESLTAGELQMEMADMPLNDWRS